In Vespula pensylvanica isolate Volc-1 chromosome 2, ASM1446617v1, whole genome shotgun sequence, the genomic window ACACAGCTCCAGTAAgacaaaaaatgttatatgcATCTACAAAAGCTACTTTAAAACAAGAATTTGGTACCTCATGTATCAAAGAAGAATTACATGGAACTGTTCCTGAAGACATTACGTTAGAAGGTTatcataaacataaaaaaaataatgcagcTCCAGCTCCTTTAACTACAGCAGAAGAAGAATTAgcagaattaaaaaagactACTATTAATACTGACTACAGCGTTGAAACAAGGCATCAAACATTGAGTGGTGTTGCATTTCCTGTTACGGATGAagctaaaaaaataattacagaaTTTGGTAAAGGCATGTATGAATatgttcaattaaaaattgatatagaagaagaaaaaatccatTTAGTCACAGCTTGTGATGTTTCATTGGATAAATTACCTACCAAAGTTCCATCTGATTCAGCCAGATACCatctttataatttcaaacatACAAATGAAGGAGATTATATGGAATGCATAGGTTAGTTCTATCCATTCATGAATGAATTCATAAATGCATtagattataaagaaatatttacaaaattaaaattaatatatttttagtctTCATATATAGTATGCCAGGATATAGTTGCAGTATCAAAGAAAGGATGTTGTATTCTTCCTGTAAAGCTCCATTACTTGACCTTATTCAATCTCTAGGGgtgaatataacaaaaaaggttagtaaataaaaatattatttaatatacttatgGTATTCTGACAATTTCtgttaatgttattttatattttatattttctacttttattctttttatagaatgttaaaaataataaaatcatatatattttaatacaagaGATATTCAGAATAccatgtttttttatatataaaataatcttattttaataattcataaaaaacaaacatgGCATAACAGTTGTgtattttttaagaagaaaatgttattgtactatgtatgttaattaaaagtaaGACAATTGTAAAGTGGTtacaatttgtataaaataataatgaagatgATTATAAAAAGGATAGTACAACATgataaatggaataaaataattttaaacaaatatgatTGGTACTAGTTGGAAGTAAATAGTGGCGAGGAGTTGGCAGATATGTTGGAAGATCCTCCAACCATAAAAGAAACAACTACAATAACACCTGCAACTCCGTCAACACCTTGTGCGCCTACTCAATCCATGCCAGAGAAAAAGTCAAAGCAGAAGAGATCGTGTGTTTTAAGTTAACTGATTCATAGGGCCTTTTGCTTGCCAATTGTTTATATGCTTTACATAACCAGAAATGATTGTGATGCTCAGAGCATAACAGTTTCGTTTATAAATTCTGAATTTGTGATAGCATAACATTGACGTTgaatacattattaaaattatataatataatacaaattcagTATGTCATAGTGAATTATAAGAtcatatatattctacatatTTGGAGAAGTTTTATGATTTAATGGTGTTTATCAACGTTTAATATTACTTGATCatcgtgatatatataattatataagaaaacagAGTAGACTAAACtatgtatttttctaaattttaaaaGGATATTATTGTATCAATACTcgtcaaaattatataataagtatgaCCACTCCAGTGATGGGAGTGAAGTTAGtgaattgtttttaattcaCAATGAAAACTTCAATGAatggaatttttttaaaatgaagTAAGAGCAATGTTTTtagatgaaatgaaaaatgaaaatgatgtgATGGTaaaaacgtgtatatatatatattgtattgaGATATGAATAGTATCAGTCTATGATGGCTTAATAGTTCTCATTTAAGCAGAACTTCCAAAACTTATCcatcataaaaaatttaaataatatttaagaaatgtttagattgcataattattattttgctcTTGTTAAATATGTACAAGACTGTACATTAATATCCCATCACTAGGAGAATCAATgacgaaaaaatttcataacaTAAAATTCTTGTTGACTTATAAAAGGTGTATGAATTatcattcatttaatattacattatatatttacatatgacTGCTTAATGTGGTTTAATGTTATTGAAAGTTAAGCcttcaatgaaatattcaaatattttataattaatattaacactTCGAGCACTTCGAGATTTAAGGAAGTATAATTGTTtcatgaaacaaaaaattgcaATGTAATATCAAAAGTATTGgtataagatattaatttaatgcaATAAGACATTGCACTTTATAGTTCCTTTAAtagtgattttatttttatgttctaTATACTGTATACATTACTACTACATATTCCTAGAAAATGTGGAATTCCAACACATCAAGTCTTGATTTGTTCCTAGTCCTAAAAATGGTgatacgcgtgtgtgtgtatgtgtatgtgtatgtgtatgtatatatatatacacatgcagaTATATaagtcttattttattattataaatttaatttttataaattgaattttaagGCTTGGCTTTCAAATTCATTAAAACTTTCATATAGGTCTTAGTAAAATATGTTATCATGATTTTTGTAAATGTTTTTGGTAatctatatatcatatatgatTATAAGAGAGTTAGAGAGTAAATTCCAATTGCTCTTGTTAGCAGATTACTGCTCATCTAATTTCTCTGTGTCTTTTGAGCATAGTAATAGTAAAGTGACAGCTTCATAAATCAATGACATATACTGTGAATACGACTTCTTTACAAATGATCACATATAATGTTAGCATATATTATACGCTCTACTATTTCTAAACGACACAGAATATTAAATTCCATAAATACATGTAATTAATAAGACTGATATTAGCATGTCCCACCAGCTGTGTTgctgaaattaatattagctattattt contains:
- the LOC122637555 gene encoding twinfilin isoform X2 encodes the protein MSHQTGIKANDALKKIFSKCRDGKIRVLKVSIENEELVPATFNKPANKWHDDYDKMIKPLILENQPAYILYRLDTKSADSGYDWLFISWSPDTAPVRQKMLYASTKATLKQEFGTSCIKEELHGTVPEDITLEGYHKHKKNNAAPAPLTTAEEELAELKKTTINTDYSVETRHQTLSGVAFPVTDEAKKIITEFGKGMYEYVQLKIDIEEEKIHLVTACDVSLDKLPTKVPSDSARYHLYNFKHTNEGDYMECIVFIYSMPGYSCSIKERMLYSSCKAPLLDLIQSLGVNITKKLEVNSGEELADMLEDPPTIKETTTITPATPSTPCAPTQSMPEKKSKQKRSCVLS
- the LOC122637555 gene encoding twinfilin isoform X1; amino-acid sequence: MSHQTGIKANDALKKIFSKCRDGKIRVLKVSIENEELVPATFNKPANKWHDDYDKMIKPLILENQPAYILYRLDTKSADSGYDWLFISWSPDTAPVRQKMLYASTKATLKQEFGTSCIKEELHGTVPEDITLEGYHKHKKNNAAPAPLTTAEEELAELKKTTINTDYSVETRHQTLSGVAFPVTDEAKKIITEFGKGMYEYVQLKIDIEEEKIHLVTACDVSLDKLPTKVPSDSARYHLYNFKHTNEGDYMECIVFIYSMPGYSCSIKERMLYSSCKAPLLDLIQSLGVNITKKLEIDDGKELTEGFLQEELHPKVNLHRPKFAKPKGPPNRGAKRITKVQELGTLDQDT